DNA from Apis cerana isolate GH-2021 linkage group LG13, AcerK_1.0, whole genome shotgun sequence:
ATCAGCTATGAAAGCTGCATTCCGTAGTCAATACAATTCTCaagtaaatttcatttcaatagaatacaaaacatttatatagaatacagAATTTTGGAATGATATGTGAGAATTGATTTTCAGTTCCGGGCATCATCGGATCACACGTGGGAACAAACTATTACGCGACCTTCAGTGATAATGCCTCCACCACCTCCTGTACCTCCAAAGCCAAATACGGAACAATCAAAAACTCAGGATACACAAGCTTCCGGaggcgaaagaaagagagtgaGAAAAAGTCGATGGGAATGAATATTGGTGATCGAGAAAAAGATGCTGCAattattttgtgtatattaatattattatcgctAATAATATGTGCGATGAATGccgaattgtttttatattataataagatttaattttaccaaATCTTTgtccaattaaaatttctttctttacctttatcacattttgaaaaaatttaaaataacaacatAGGATACTGGATAGTTTTCGTGAAAATGAAGAGGAACTGATTCGTATGAATTGAAGGAGATCCAAAACCGATGCAATGTGATCCTTAACGATAAGAACTTTTTATTGTCGAGATATCTTCGATACAAAATTGAACgagtcatttaaaatttaaatgagatatattaaaccgtatctttttaataacctAATTACTACTACGATATAATGACGACATAATGATGTTATCATTTTTGTTATgccaattaaaaatgtatttaaatgagTTCCTACaaatagcaaaaaattaatagaaacaaaattgTATCATAGAAAGATAATCTCTGATGAATGAGCAATTTTTTTGAACGCAAAATTCGCATTCTTTGTATAACATACAGTTAAGCTCAGCTTTCCATTAATTCacattgaatttgaattaaaattgacaCAATCGATACTTCCTTCCTGTCATTCGATCGATATACcatttttcgttaattaaaatcgaaaattaaaagtttcgttTTCTTGATTATTCAAATACACGTAATGTATCCACGTGTTCATCGATACTACGCACTTGGGAAAAAAAGTAGTTCTCGAAGATCGCTCAATATGGAGATTAAGTCAAGGATAAGGCTATGACGATCAATCACGTTCGATCGCCTTCTTTGATCATGCAACGCCCAGATGGGATGTTAATGACAGGTTTGTCGCTCAAGCATTTGATGACACACGTTTGCAGATTATTTATCCGCCAATTTGGTCCACTGAAAGATGACTACGTTACGAACGTTTATCAAGGATGAATTGCAAGTTGATCCTAGTCAAAGAATTCGCGTAAAAAGAAGCGATTCGATTTTCGATATGAATCACCATAATATTGGAAAAGGccaaaaattttggaatcagTCTTCATAGAAGGGAAATCTATTTCTATGGATTAATATATTGAGGCATGGCAGGACTGCTTTTCCTTCTAATCTTTCCATTTTGTTGCGATCCGTTTAACTGACCGACAAGCTTCTTATTCGCATCGTTGTTTTTGCTAAATTTCTCCATCGCTCTGTTGTAAGATCCCGTGCAAACTCTGCCCCAGAGTCTTTTGTCTTCCGcatattgtttgttttttccTTCGCTTGAAGTTCTCTGAATCTCGGTTCTTCGTTGAACTTTGCCAAAATCTTCTTTCTCTAAAGATACGTTCGATCCCACTGCACTTCGTTGAACATCTTCCCAGGAGGCGTTCGCATCGGAATGTATACTAGAGGGCGTTGGACAACTGCTCTCACTGGACATCGAAGAAGATCTCGCAAAGGGAGGTGATACaactaatttcattttgtGATCTTCCTCCTTAGGATTCAAAGTCAAGGGTGGTTCGCTTTGTGCTCGACTACTTGACCGGTTCTCTCCTTCGTTCTTCTCCTGATTATCATTCAATGGTAAATTatcgttcaaaattattttcgtaatcgatgttctttttcttaaattttccaaattttctttcggATTATTTTGACAATTATCTACCCgttgtaaaatatcttttaaatttacattgatATTCTCCGTATTATACGTTGACTTTGTTCGATCTATGTTTTGTATCTTGGGATTTTTAACGTTCGTTGTTACAAAAGTTGtctttttaattgaatcttgagaatcatttttaatatggcACGCCATTTcgggataaatataattcggtaatctttctttttgcCGAGTAGTAATCGTACTCACCGAACGATCCGGATTATTTAACGTTTTTTGATGCTTGTCATCGACTGTTTCCACTACATTCGACTTGGCTCCTTTCACGCACTGTTTGTACTTCTCGTCAATCGTCGTATCGACATTTTCTTGAACCGTGGCTTCCGCAAAAATAGAGTCTCCATTGATTTCTATTAACGGCAATGGACTCGACCACTCGGATGATATCTTTTGCTCTTCCATAGCATCGCTATCAGGTTTCCTCGTGTCATTTTTGGAATCAAAACTAATGACGTTATCTTCATCTTCATCTTCGTTGCCCGAGTCgacaaaattcttcaaaaccCCCTCGtctttttcgttcttttttctcaattcCTCCCAATTCTTTCGCGGCTTGTAACTCGTTTTCCGTCTCACGATCTTGCTCTCACTGATGTTAATGTCCGGTATGAACAGTCTCAAAGCTTTCGTTCCGGTCGGAAAAGTGACCTCGTTCACTCTCTTCTCGGTCATAATTGCTTCTAAACTCGTCCTCGAGGCGACTTCTTGATGTTTATTGAAGGCAGACACGAGTTGGGCCACGGTATACTTTGGCTCCTCGGTTTCGGATTCGGTCGATCGATCTTCTTTGTCGTCCGATGTTCCAGAGTTGTTGGAGTGACTCGAAGCATCGGAGTGCTGTCGTTGGCAGGGTCGTTTTCCGGCTACGAGGTTCGCCTCGGTGTCGCGGTTCACTGGAGTTTCGTCCGAGTCTTCGGTCAACGTGTCTGATTCGATTGATTTCAACGAATCCAAATTCTCCTCCGACTCGAATGCTCGGTCCCTCGATTCTTCTCCTCGCACCTGTGTATAACTGGACGATCGATCGTTAACCTCGAGTTCCTCGTCTGTCCTCATCGTGTTCGAGTCGTCTTTCTTCTCGTCGTTAACGTGCTCCTTCCTCTCGATCAATCTAGAAACATCGTCATAAGATCGGTGATCTCCTACGTTGTCTATTTCAGCGCCTAATCTCTTGAAAATCGGCAATATATCCTCGGTTTTGGCTCGTTGGTagctctttcttcttcgtctaAGACACTCGAGACTTCTGTATATATCCAAAACTCCTTGAGACTTGGACAACGATCTCAATCCATACAGTTTCTCGCGCGACTTGCTGATCACGGGATTTATTATCATTCGAGGCTGCAACAAAGAATTTTGGGCCGAACAGTTTTCGTTGAGCAAACACGCTTGGGACTGGATTCGGTTCAAGCTACGTATTCTGGACAAAAGTCCACGGCTGAGGCTGTGATTCAAGTTGGCCTGCGACCGACTTTGCGCCCGATCGAGCAACCCTTGGGTTTGCTCTTTGTTGAGCAAACAACTCTGACTCGCGCAGCTCAGATTCGTTCTGGACGAGTTCAAACTCGTTCGAGAATCGGCTGGGCTCGGAAAATCTTCCCCGCTGCCCTCGAGACTAGATCGGCTTCCGGTGAGGCGATGACTCAGGCACATCTCGCTTTGACTCAACAAACAATCTTGCAAGCTTTGATCGGAATGATTCGACGATTCTTGGGCGTCGCTCGATAGATTCGCTTGGCTGCTCGCCTGGCTCAAAAGCGCCGCTCTCCTCAGATTCTCTCGGCTGACAACTCGTTCCAGAAGAACCTCTCTCGATTTCGACAGGTATCTCCTGAGATGAGGCGACGCTTGTGTAGGCGCGCCGCGTAGCCAATCGTGACGCAGGCATTGTTTCGCGGTCATTCGTGCACTGAAACATACGCGATCTCGTTATGATTGATTTTTGTAAGCGATGATGGAATTCGAAACACCTGTTATAACGATACGTAAGATAATTAGAAGGAAGATTTCAAGTTTAACTCGGAGTTATTCAGCACAATCCACGAGATCTTTTGTTACAACGATTGGTAAAGAAGATCAGTAGGGATAAGATGTcggataatatataagaaacctTGTCTTTATGGCTCGATATTtagttttttgttaattaagtaatttagataacaaataaaattgttggTTTGATAGAAAtacaagttatatttttttgtaattaaaacttCATCTTCTTCCTAATTCAACGAAGAATCTAAAACTTTTTAGAAAGACtttctactatttttttactttctctttTCCACGCGTGACTCGAACTTTTCGAATCGTCGTTGGATTTACCTCGGGTCCAGCACCAAAAGCTTGGCGACGAAATCTTTCGCCTGCGCCGATACGTCGCCGAACAATTCCTCGGGAAAGTCTACCTCGCCCAGGGATATGTTCTGAAACGTTTCTTGATCGGTTTCACCGCCGAAAGGGGAGAATCCCGTTAAGAGAACGTACGTCGTTACACCCACGGaccttgaaaaataattgcaaacgaTTCCATAAACGATTCGAtgggatataaattt
Protein-coding regions in this window:
- the LOC108002631 gene encoding uncharacterized protein LOC108002631 isoform X1, which encodes MIYQTSHHQSPTMSSARRTSPRAQRRNLQASSGKCAKAKRGDERAGSEERCRGRCRVQWSEKHVKEGLVLVQEAQLARVVKTGPITEHYEIDPKPFANGQWAKVYRCRSRSTGILYAAKYSSRNRFNADCSAELRHEIALLSLCSQSPRVVRLHDVYETPKEIILVMEYAPGGDMQTLIDGDLVPLEGDVVHFVRQLVEGLAYLHQRNIAHLDIKPQNLVMMGTFPECEVKLCDFEISRVILEGTEVREILGTPDYVAPEILHYEPITLAADMWSVGVTTYVLLTGFSPFGGETDQETFQNISLGEVDFPEELFGDVSAQAKDFVAKLLVLDPSARMTAKQCLRHDWLRGAPTQASPHLRRYLSKSREVLLERVVSRENLRRAALLSQASSQANLSSDAQESSNHSDQSLQDCLLSQSEMCLSHRLTGSRSSLEGSGEDFPSPADSRTSLNSSRTNLSCASQSCLLNKEQTQGLLDRAQSRSQANLNHSLSRGLLSRIRSLNRIQSQACLLNENCSAQNSLLQPRMIINPVISKSREKLYGLRSLSKSQGVLDIYRSLECLRRRRKSYQRAKTEDILPIFKRLGAEIDNVGDHRSYDDVSRLIERKEHVNDEKKDDSNTMRTDEELEVNDRSSSYTQVRGEESRDRAFESEENLDSLKSIESDTLTEDSDETPVNRDTEANLVAGKRPCQRQHSDASSHSNNSGTSDDKEDRSTESETEEPKYTVAQLVSAFNKHQEVASRTSLEAIMTEKRVNEVTFPTGTKALRLFIPDINISESKIVRRKTSYKPRKNWEELRKKNEKDEGVLKNFVDSGNEDEDEDNVISFDSKNDTRKPDSDAMEEQKISSEWSSPLPLIEINGDSIFAEATVQENVDTTIDEKYKQCVKGAKSNVVETVDDKHQKTLNNPDRSVSTITTRQKERLPNYIYPEMACHIKNDSQDSIKKTTFVTTNVKNPKIQNIDRTKSTYNTENINVNLKDILQRVDNCQNNPKENLENLRKRTSITKIILNDNLPLNDNQEKNEGENRSSSRAQSEPPLTLNPKEEDHKMKLVVSPPFARSSSMSSESSCPTPSSIHSDANASWEDVQRSAVGSNVSLEKEDFGKVQRRTEIQRTSSEGKNKQYAEDKRLWGRVCTGSYNRAMEKFSKNNDANKKLVGQLNGSQQNGKIRRKSSPAMPQYINP
- the LOC108002631 gene encoding uncharacterized protein LOC108002631 isoform X2 encodes the protein MMERAFRSESRSAPRLVSKKRCNRAWKSRSGQWAKVYRCRSRSTGILYAAKYSSRNRFNADCSAELRHEIALLSLCSQSPRVVRLHDVYETPKEIILVMEYAPGGDMQTLIDGDLVPLEGDVVHFVRQLVEGLAYLHQRNIAHLDIKPQNLVMMGTFPECEVKLCDFEISRVILEGTEVREILGTPDYVAPEILHYEPITLAADMWSVGVTTYVLLTGFSPFGGETDQETFQNISLGEVDFPEELFGDVSAQAKDFVAKLLVLDPSARMTAKQCLRHDWLRGAPTQASPHLRRYLSKSREVLLERVVSRENLRRAALLSQASSQANLSSDAQESSNHSDQSLQDCLLSQSEMCLSHRLTGSRSSLEGSGEDFPSPADSRTSLNSSRTNLSCASQSCLLNKEQTQGLLDRAQSRSQANLNHSLSRGLLSRIRSLNRIQSQACLLNENCSAQNSLLQPRMIINPVISKSREKLYGLRSLSKSQGVLDIYRSLECLRRRRKSYQRAKTEDILPIFKRLGAEIDNVGDHRSYDDVSRLIERKEHVNDEKKDDSNTMRTDEELEVNDRSSSYTQVRGEESRDRAFESEENLDSLKSIESDTLTEDSDETPVNRDTEANLVAGKRPCQRQHSDASSHSNNSGTSDDKEDRSTESETEEPKYTVAQLVSAFNKHQEVASRTSLEAIMTEKRVNEVTFPTGTKALRLFIPDINISESKIVRRKTSYKPRKNWEELRKKNEKDEGVLKNFVDSGNEDEDEDNVISFDSKNDTRKPDSDAMEEQKISSEWSSPLPLIEINGDSIFAEATVQENVDTTIDEKYKQCVKGAKSNVVETVDDKHQKTLNNPDRSVSTITTRQKERLPNYIYPEMACHIKNDSQDSIKKTTFVTTNVKNPKIQNIDRTKSTYNTENINVNLKDILQRVDNCQNNPKENLENLRKRTSITKIILNDNLPLNDNQEKNEGENRSSSRAQSEPPLTLNPKEEDHKMKLVVSPPFARSSSMSSESSCPTPSSIHSDANASWEDVQRSAVGSNVSLEKEDFGKVQRRTEIQRTSSEGKNKQYAEDKRLWGRVCTGSYNRAMEKFSKNNDANKKLVGQLNGSQQNGKIRRKSSPAMPQYINP